Proteins from a single region of Apostichopus japonicus isolate 1M-3 chromosome 21, ASM3797524v1, whole genome shotgun sequence:
- the LOC139963176 gene encoding peptidyl-prolyl cis-trans isomerase slr1251-like → MATATQVSIVGLLRDPSFHTAKCCAHGLYKTDSKRFCEPQVQGLLEFDWNLFCEEQKKALRGETWAFTEQAMVFVDGELLGGPKELLKWAADTYVEYKPEDLYIAMAEEAYQEHLESTGDTYVYFDVSVGAESVGRLLMQLFAKKCPKTCENFRALCTGEKGIKKDEHLMTYHYKDTLFHRMVPNGWIQGGDILYGKGDGGESIYATVFEDENFCIKHDRRGILGMANKGRHTNGSQFYITFQPAPWMDTQYVAFGRVVEGTNVLKVLESQVTYNERPKTDCKIVDCGIFTP, encoded by the exons ATGGCGACAGCTACACAAGTGTCGATCGTCGGACTTCTCCGTGATCCAAGTTTTCATACAGCGAAATGTTGTGCTCAT GGTCTGTATAAAACGGATTCCAAGAGGTTTTGCGAACCACAGGTTCAAGGTCTTCTGGAATTTGACTGGAATCTGTTTTGTGAAGAACAGAAAAAAGCGTTAAGAGGAGAGACATGGGCGTTTACTGAGCAGGCAATGGTCTTTGTGGACGGGGAATTGTTAG GTGGCCCCAAAGAGCTATTGAAATGGGCAGCAGACACTTACGTTGAATATAAACCGGAGGACTTGTACATCGCCATGGCAGAAGAGGCCTATCAAGAACATCTAGAGAGCACTGGG GATACATATGTCTACTTTGATGTGTCAGTGGGCGCAGAGAGCGTGGGACGTCTACTCATGCAG CTTTTTGCAAAGAAATGTCCAAAGACCTGTGAAAACTTTCGAGCACTTTGCACGGGAGAGAAAGGCATCAAGAAAGACGAACATCTTATGACATACCATTACAAAGATACTCTCTTCCACAGAATGGTACCCAATGGGTGGATACAGGGAGGTG ATATACTGTATGGTAAAGGAGACGGCGGAGAATCGATATATGCTACAGTCTTTGAAG ATGAGAACTTTTGCATTAAGCATGACAGAAGAGGAATCCTTGGCATGGCGAACAAAGGAAGACACACAAACGGTTCTCAGTTTTATATTACATTCCAACCAGCACCCTGGATGGACACTCAATACGTTGCCTTTGG GAGAGTCGTGGAAGGCACAAACGTACTGAAGGTTCTGGAGAGCCAGGTAACATACAACGAAAGACCAAAGACTGACTGTAAGATAGTGGACTGTGGAATTTTCACACCATGA
- the LOC139963002 gene encoding uncharacterized protein has protein sequence MKNGEGLPHLSSSRFSSSCDSNYVFGFNELKLALELPKAEVFEFNGDPADYWYFITNFEVNVASKLSGDAARLQYLLQLCKGKARFCIESCALLGAEGYESAKAILKRQFGQPHLILNSLMSKLVSRKSIKANDGESLWKLISEMQRCYVTLTQMGYVNDLNSTSNLLKIHSLLPVYLQTGWANVAQKIHESREPEFNDLLSYLTGQAEISSNMFGRNIGKSSSVVSDEKPRVKSNFMKGRSLKCFACDDDHRIFDCESFCNMSYNQRLDIVRTKRLCFRCLFPGHSVAKCRRDTVCTFCQSNKHNDLLHPPPNQENISVMSNTAVCGSNVFLRILPVTVTGNNGNRVHTLAILDSGSDTTLCSESLRKKLGVKGKPTSYTSSTVNGVEPKIGSTFDISVKGENESNDLSITALSVPKLPNSDDSVPSARDLNRWQHLKLIPWGDISSYNLELLIGADVPEAFWVMDERRGGTGDPYGVKTPLGWSVMGPTGFSGRSDRKNIHRISCCSNGEILSLLKSSWSVDDASIGEGDSVQDKRARGILESTASLTSEGHYQIGLLWKDDYHFLPSNKPLAESRLRNIKRKLLRDNVMRQKYTETVEGYIAKGYAERVQGEGKAGNVWYLPHHPVVHPYKDKVRVVYDCAAKWRVTSLNSCLLKGPDTINSLVGVLHRFRQQRIALVADVEAMFHQVQVISEDRDVFRFLWWPGGNLESEPHEYRMTVHLFGATSSPACAGYALQRTARDNELHNQDIVGKKAIQFIRNNFYVDDLLASVDDPTVAIEVVERIRSILSKGGFRLTKWVSNDRAVLQSIPESERAPNLRNSLETLPTERTLGVSWNAENDNFLFNVSLPDKPFTRRGLLSISSSIFDPLGFAAPFVVIARCLLQDICRKGSDWDKPLTDEELVTWKKWLQNVPLLSSIQIPRWLQLDNAQRVQLHVFCDASQRGYAAVAYLRVIGADSEASCSFIQGKAKVSPMKPVSIPRLELMGAVLAVTLYTSIKQEIRFDLDDVIFWTDSMIVLGYIRNEDKRFKTFVANRVSKIHDLSSPNQWRHVGSKENPADDGSRGTYDLETWLSGPSFLSKKESAWPSLKHDDIDLSGDTEIGKSVVLNVTTLVNDNFSEQLISRFSSWTKLVKVLAWVFRFVNKCRGSLAASGINLSVSEIEASETTIISWVQKSAFKSWQRDQRLFKLKPILLGNVLKAGGRLDHADLGNDVKHPIILPPRGAVVTLIIRYYHESVGHGGLAMTLSAIRQKFWLLNGRTAVKSVVSKCVICRKILARPSCQIMAALPSERVSSDKPLFSFVGVDYFGPFEAKRGRSTVKRFGCIFTCFSSRAVHLEVCESLDADSFLNAFRRFVARRGQPVKIFSDNGSNFQAGEKELRNAFKAMNKDDVEAFFHSKGCEWHFNPPTASHFGGAWERLIRSVRRILRGVLRQQTVTDEVLTTVLAEVESILNSRPLTDFSSDPKDEEPLTPNHLLLMRHGPDNPVDAGVSYGRKRWLQVQYLASLFWSRWRKEYLPLLQKRHKWNFPKENVVIGDIVLLTDETIPRGKWPLARVITVFKSSDGKVRSVEVKVRNKILKRPITKLCIVKRMSD, from the coding sequence ATGAAGAATGGTGAAGGTCTTCCACATTTAAGTTCAAGTAGGTTTAGTTCTAGTTGTGATTCCAACTATGTATTCGGGTTTAACGAACTCAAATTGGCATTAGAGTTACCGaaggctgaggtatttgagttTAATGGAGACCCCGCAGATTATTGGTACTTCATAACCAATTTCGAAGTTAACGTGGCAAGTAAATTGAGCGGTGATGCCGCGCGTTTGCAGTATTTGCTGCAGCTATGTAAAGGTAAAGCGCGTTTCTGCATCGAAAGTTGCGCGCTTCTAGGTGCCGAAGGTTACGAAAGCGCGAAGGCAATTTTGAAACGTCAATTTGGTCAACCGCATCTGATTCTGAATTCTTTGATGAGTAAATTGGTTAGTCGCAAATCGATTAAGGCTAATGACGGAGAAAGCTTGTGGAAGCTCATATCCGAAATGCAGAGGTGTTACGTTACCTTAACTCAGATGGGGTATGTAAATGACCTAAATTCAACAAGTAACCTTCTTAAGATTCACAGTTTGTTACCTGTTTATCTTCAAACTGGGTGGGCAAATGTCGCCCAAAAGATACATGAGAGTAGAGAACCAGAATTTAATGACCTTCTATCGTATCTGACAGGTCAAGCTGAAATTTCGTCTAACATGTTTGGTAGGAATATAGGCAAGTCGAGTAGCGTAGTGAGTGACGAGAAACCTCGCGTGAAATCTAATTTTATGAAAGGTAGATCTCTTAAGTGTTTTGCCTGTGATGATGATCATAGGATTTTTGACTGTGAGTCGTTCTGCAACATGAGTTACAACCAGAGGCTAGACATTGTTAGGACAAAGAGGTTGTGTTTTAGGTGTCTATTTCCTGGTCATTCGGTGGCTAAATGTAGAAGGGATACCGTTTGCACTTTTTGTCAGTCTAACAAACACAATGATCTACTTCATCCTCCACCCAATCAAGAGAATATCTCTGTTATGTCAAACACTGCTGTTTGTGGTAGTAACGTTTTCTTGAGAATTCTGCCGGTTACAGTGACCGGTAACAATGGTAATCGAGTGCATACCCTGGCTATTTTGGACAGTGGGTCAGACACTACTCTGTGTTCAGAATCCCTTAGGAAGAAGTTGGGTGTAAAGGGAAAACCGACGTCTTACACGTCTTCGACGGTTAACGGAGTCGAACCTAAGATCGGTTCAACATTTGATATTAGCGTCAAAGGGGAGAATGAAAGTAACGATTTGTCAATAACTGCTCTTTCTGTTCCAAAACTAcccaatagtgatgatagtgtCCCCTCTGCTCGTGACCTCAACCGGTGGCAACATTTGAAACTTATTCCCTGGGGGGATATCTCAAGTTACAACCTTGAGCTACTAATAGGGGCGGATGTTCCCGAAGCATTTTGGGTTATGGATGAGAGGCGTGGTGGAACGGGGGATCCGTATGGAGTAAAGACACCCCTTGGTTGGTCTGTTATGGGTCCTACAGGTTTCAGTGGTCGTAGCGATAGAAAGAACATCCATCGTATATCTTGTTGCTCGAATGGAGAGATCTTAAGTTTACTTAAAAGTTCTTGGTCTGTAGACGATGCGAGTATTGGTGAAGGTGATTCTGTCCAAGACAAGAGAGCCAGAGGTATATTAGAATCTACTGCCTCACTTACTAGTGAAGGTCACTACCAGATAGGACTTCTGTGGAAGGACGATTACCATTTCTTGCCTTCCAATAAACCGTTAGCTGAATCACGTCTAAGAAACATAAAACGTAAGCTATTAAGAGACAATGTAATGCGTCAAAAGTATACAGAAACCGTAGAAGGTTACATTGCGAAAGGTTATGCCGAACGGGTTCAAGGTGAAGGTAAGGCTGGTAATGTTTGGTATCTGCCTCACCATCCAGTTGTTCATCCCTACAAAGACAAGGTCAGAGTAGTCTATGATTGTGCAGCGAAGTGGAGGGTTACTTCATTAAACTCGTGTTTATTGAAAGGCCCAGACACGATAAACAGTCTCGTGGGTGTTCTCCACAGATTTAGGCAGCAGCGAATTGCACTAGTTGCTGACGTAGAGGCAATGTTTCACCAAGTGCAGGTGATAAGCGAAGACCGCGATGTCTTCAGGTTCTTGTGGTGGCCTGGCGGTAATCTAGAAAGTGAACCGCATGAATATAGAATGACGGTACATCTCTTTGGTGCCACGTCAAGTCCAGCTTGCGCCGGCTATGCGTTACAGCGCACGGCCAGGGACAACGAGTTACATAATCAGGACATTGTAGGTAAGAAAGCCATTCAGTTCATAAGGAACAACTTCTATGTAGACGATCTTCTGGCTTCAGTCGATGATCCAACTGTTGCAATAGAAGTTGTGGAACGCATTAGAAGTATTTTAAGTAAGGGCGGCTTTAGACTCACGAAGTGGGTTAGTAACGATCGTGCCGTTCTCCAAAGCATCCCAGAGTCCGAAAGAGCTCCAAATTTACGTAATAGCCTGGAGACTCTTCCAACTGAGCGAACACTGGGAGTGAGTTGGAATGCcgaaaatgacaattttctaTTCAACGTGTCGTTGCCCGACAAACCCTTTACAAGACGAGGGTTATTGTCAATATCAAGCTCGATCTTTGACCCATTGGGTTTTGCTGCTCCCTTTGTTGTCATTGCTCGGTGCCTCTTACAAGATATTTGTCGCAAAGGGTCTGATTGGGACAAACCCTTGACGGACGAAGAACTTGTGACATGGAAGAAGTGGCTTCAAAATGTTCCTCTTCTTTCATCTATACAGATCCCTCGTTGGCTACAGTTAGATAACGCACAGCGCGTCCAGCTTCACGTGTTTTGTGACGCATCTCAGAGAGGATATGCTGCAGTGGCATATCTCCGCGTGATAGGTGCTGACAGTGAAGCAAGCTGCTCATTCATTCAAGGAAAGGCCAAAGTCAGCCCAATGAAGCCCGTGTCTATTCCTAGGCTCGAGTTAATGGGCGCGGTTCTTGCAGTGACGTTGTACACGTCGATCAAACAAGAGATTAGGTTTGATCTCGATGATGTTATATTTTGGACGGACTCAATGATTGTCCTTGGGTACATTCGCAACGAGGATAAGCGGTTTAAAACCTTCGTTGCGAACCGAGTGTCCAAGATTCATGATTTGTCCTCTCCAAATCAATGGAGACATGTAGGCTCCAAAGAAAACCCAGCCGATGATGGCTCGAGGGGTACGTATGATTTAGAAACGTGGCTCTCCGGCCCAAGTTTCCTTTCGAAGAAAGAAAGCGCATGGCCTTCACTGAAACATGATGATATTGATTTGTCTGGAGACACAGAAATAGGAAAGTCTGTTGTTCTTAATGTAACTACTTTAGTTAATGATAATTTTTCTGAGCAGTTAATCTCCAGGTTTTCATCGTGGACCAAGTTAGTCAAGGTGTTAGCTTGGGTCTTTCGCTTTGTTAATAAGTGTAGAGGTTCACTGGCAGCAAGTGGCATAAATCTGTCTGTATCAGAAATCGAAGCGAGTGAAACTACCATAATTTCATGGGTCCAAAAATCGGCGTTTAAATCCTGGCAGCGTGACCAGCGATTATTTAAACTCAAACCCATTCTTCTTGGAAATGTACTTAAAGCGGGGGGTCGTCTCGACCATGCTGATTTGGGAAATGACGTTAAGCACCCAATTATCTTGCCCCCTAGGGGAGCAGTAGTCACACTCATTATTAGATATTATCATGAGTCGGTAGGTCATGGTGGTTTGGCCATGACGTTAAGTGCCATTCGGCAAAAGTTTTGGCTACTGAATGGTCGAACAGCAGTGAAGAGTGTAGTAAGTAAGTGCGTTATTTGTCGTAAGATCCTTGCAAGGCCTTCTTGTCAGATAATGGCCGCATTGCCTTCGGAGAGAGTCTCCTCTGACAAACCTCTTTTTAGTTTTGTCGGCGTGGACTATTTTGGGCCATTCGAAGCGAAAAGAGGTCGCTCAACCGTAAAGAGGTTCGGTTGCATTTTTACTTGCTTTTCCTCCAGAGCTGTTCATTTGGAAGTTTGTGAATCTCTGGATGCTGATTCCTTCCTTAATGCTTTCAGACGTTTTGTAGCAAGAAGAGGTCAGCCAGTTAAGATTTTTAGCGACAACGGCTCTAATTTCCAAGCTGGCGAGAAAGAGTTGAGAAATGCCTTTAAAGCTATGAATAAAGATGATGTAGAAGCCTTTTTTCATAGTAAAGGTTGTGAGTGGCACTTTAACCCTCCTACAGCCAGCCATTTCGGAGGAGCATGGGAAAGGCTTATCAGGTCGGTTAGAAGGATTCTAAGAGGCGTCCTGAGGCAGCAAACGGTCACTGATGAGGTTCTTACTACTGTACTTGCTGAGGTTGAATCTATTCTCAACTCAAGACCTCTCACTGACTTCTCCTCAGATCCAAAAGATGAGGAGCCTCTTACTCCGAACCACCTACTTTTGATGAGACATGGGCCTGACAACCCAGTCGACGCAGGAGTCTCTTACGGCCGTAAAAGGTGGCTTCAAGTACAGTACCTTGCTTCTTTGTTTTGGAGTAGATGGCGGAAAGAATATCTGCCTCTCCTCCAAAAACGCCATAAGTGGAATTTTCCGAAAGAAAATGTTGTCATTGGGGACATAGTTCTCCTCACCGACGAAACAATTCCACGCGGAAAATGGCCTTTAGCTAGAGTCATTACAGTTTTCAAGAGTAGCGATGGGAAAGTAAGAAGCGTTGAGGTTAAGGTTCGCAATAAAATACTCAAAAGACCGATTACGAAATTGTGTATTGTAAAGAGAATGTCTGATTAG